In a single window of the Pocillopora verrucosa isolate sample1 chromosome 4, ASM3666991v2, whole genome shotgun sequence genome:
- the LOC131796481 gene encoding neuropeptide receptor 22-like: MRDVGLVAAFSVMVLMDLVGNTMVILVILLNKSMKTPMNRLLLNLAVADVTVAIFTALQFVLGPFYQHPTGSTGALLCKFITGGPMIWTAALVSICNLVAISYERYQAVVLPLSGRGEITNWKLKFIIPGCWLAGFLWNIPLLVTVTYQEESGACGEYWPGPVSPIAYSLGWDVVAGTLPITAMSYWYSKVVCHLWFNKTPGVKSAATKMVILQRKRATLVVISVSIIYAICWVPVLVMYTVTHALPNQELYSRLHRVTILLAMFNSCINPVVYSFTSTRFRKHFLRLLRCTRTAKGQLAFSHKKQQEQPIVYL; encoded by the exons ATGAGGGACGTTGGTCTTGTTGCAGCTTTCTCAGTCATGGTTCTGATGGACCTTGTTGGCAACACAATGGTTATCCTCGTAATACTCTTAAACAAGTCCATGAAAACACCAATGAATCGCCTGTTGCTAAACTTGGCCGTTGCAGATGTGACAGTGGCCATTTTCACGGCATTACAGTTCGTTCTTGGACCCTTTTATCAACACCCAACTGGAAGCACAGGGGCTTTATTGTGTAAGTTCATCACAGGGGGGCCTATGATATGGACAGCAGCACTTGTATCAATATGCAACTTAGTTGCCATCTCGTATGAAAG ATATCAAGCGGTTGTGCTGCCCCTTTCAGGCCGTGGAGAAATTACAAACTGGAAACTTAAATTCATCATCCCAGGCTGCTGGTTGGCGGGCTTCCTTTGGAATATTCCTCTTCTTGTGACCGTGACCTATCAAGAGGAATCAGGAGCCTGTGGAGAGTATTGGCCTGGCCCCGTATCGCCGATAGCTTACAGTTTAGGGTGGGACGTAGTTGCTGGAACACTGCCCATCACTGCAATGAGTTATTGGTACTCAAAAGTGGTTTGCCACCTTTGGTTTAATAAAACTCCTGGGGTTAAATCTGCGGCTACT AAGATGGttattttgcaaagaaaaaggGCAACCTTAGTAGTCATCTCTGTTAGCATCATCTACGCCATATGTTGGGTACCAGTCCTAGTGATGTACACTGTGACCCACGCCCTTCCAAACCAGGAATTGTACAGTCGTTTACATAGAGTCACCATTTTATTAGCCATGTTCAATTCTTGCATCAATCCAGTTGTGTACAGCTTCACTAGTACTCGTTTTCGAAAACACTTTTTAAGACTTTTAAGGTGCACGAGAACAGCTAAGGGCCAGCTAGCCTTCTCTCACAAAAAGCAACAAGAGCAACCTATAGTGTACCTCTGA